In the bacterium genome, one interval contains:
- a CDS encoding ribonuclease HI family protein produces MLEVHTDGASRGNPGPAAIGVVFQLKGGEKVAELREAIGRATNNVAEYRAIVAALEHCARWGVKRVHVKMDSELIVRQLNGSYRVKSPDLRPLYQQVVFLAKNFNDFRVNHVRRADNAHADALANRALDDA; encoded by the coding sequence GTGCTCGAGGTGCACACCGACGGCGCCAGCCGGGGCAACCCCGGCCCGGCGGCGATCGGCGTCGTCTTCCAGTTGAAGGGCGGCGAGAAGGTGGCCGAACTGCGCGAGGCCATCGGCCGGGCCACCAACAACGTGGCCGAATACCGGGCCATCGTCGCCGCCCTGGAGCACTGCGCCCGCTGGGGCGTCAAGCGCGTCCACGTGAAGATGGACAGCGAGCTGATCGTCCGGCAGCTCAACGGCTCGTACCGGGTCAAGAGCCCCGACCTGCGGCCCCTCTACCAGCAGGTGGTCTTCCTGGCCAAGAACTTCAACGACTTCCGCGTCAACCACGTCCGCCGGGCCGACAACGCCCACGCCGACGCCCTCGCGAACCGGGCCCTGGACGACGCCTGA
- the recJ gene encoding single-stranded-DNA-specific exonuclease RecJ has protein sequence MRTGVLSGRPWAATYAVQEGLAERIRRKVPLQFQVSDCLLNVLAGRGVTGSDELERFFYPSLDQLHDPFLLQEMDLAVARMIQAARDGERVAIHGDFDVDGITGSALLFETLSALEVDGSRLAPQPAFIPDRATDGYGVAARKVREWAGDGVTLLVTVDTGAAAIDEISLARELGMDVIVLDHHIFEERPAATALVNPRRDGATYPNGELCGVAVAFKFAQALKTKHPGSLPDDFLTSVLDLVAMGLVADQMALVGENRVLVKKGLERFNDRATIRPGLAALLSVAGLDRGFPVTTGDFAYQLAPRLNACGRIGRVMSALELLLTRDPDRARLLAEEADRTNNRRKEQDQLLKEEAIDMAVPYVQRGDPGLVLASSSWHKGIIGIGAARLVEQFQLPVVLISVEGMEARGSARSVPNVDVKSLLDRCGDHLLRHGGHAQAAGMTLRARDLDAFRESFLEALRTGPQTGPVPETYDLDLDLKVMSARDVARLVNELEHLEPFGSGNRKPVFRCRGLRLQRPPTQLSGGAHLRFAFRGPARPREETPALSREFVSFGSGDAWRRMLDERGLGAQDLLDRDWDILFQISRSTFRPRSGNYDPVQQLLVDIRPGGQ, from the coding sequence GTGCGCACCGGCGTCCTGTCGGGCCGCCCCTGGGCGGCGACGTACGCCGTGCAGGAGGGCCTGGCCGAGCGCATCCGCCGCAAGGTGCCGCTGCAGTTCCAGGTTTCGGACTGCCTGCTGAACGTCCTTGCGGGCCGGGGCGTGACCGGATCCGACGAGCTCGAGCGCTTCTTCTATCCCTCCCTCGACCAGCTCCACGATCCGTTCCTGCTCCAGGAGATGGACCTGGCCGTGGCGCGCATGATCCAGGCCGCCCGCGACGGGGAGCGCGTGGCCATCCACGGCGACTTCGACGTCGACGGCATCACCGGCAGCGCCCTGCTCTTCGAGACCCTCAGCGCCCTGGAGGTCGACGGCTCGCGCCTGGCGCCCCAGCCGGCCTTCATTCCCGACCGCGCCACCGACGGCTACGGCGTGGCGGCGCGCAAGGTGCGCGAGTGGGCCGGCGACGGCGTGACCCTGCTGGTCACGGTCGACACCGGCGCCGCGGCCATCGACGAGATCTCCCTGGCCCGCGAACTGGGCATGGATGTCATCGTCCTGGATCACCACATCTTCGAGGAGCGTCCCGCCGCCACCGCCCTGGTCAATCCGCGGCGCGACGGGGCCACCTACCCCAACGGCGAACTGTGCGGCGTAGCCGTCGCCTTCAAGTTCGCCCAGGCCCTCAAGACGAAGCACCCCGGGAGCCTGCCGGACGACTTCCTGACCTCGGTCCTCGACCTCGTCGCCATGGGGCTCGTGGCCGACCAGATGGCCCTCGTGGGCGAGAACCGGGTCCTCGTGAAGAAGGGACTCGAGCGCTTCAACGACCGCGCCACCATCCGGCCGGGGCTGGCGGCCCTGCTCTCGGTGGCGGGACTCGACCGCGGCTTCCCCGTCACGACGGGCGACTTCGCCTACCAGCTCGCGCCGCGCCTCAACGCCTGCGGGCGCATCGGGCGGGTCATGTCGGCCCTCGAACTGCTGCTGACGCGCGATCCGGACCGGGCCCGGCTGCTGGCCGAGGAGGCCGACCGCACCAACAACCGCCGCAAGGAGCAGGACCAGCTCCTGAAGGAGGAGGCCATCGACATGGCCGTGCCCTACGTGCAGCGGGGCGACCCGGGCCTGGTGCTCGCGTCCAGCTCCTGGCACAAGGGCATCATCGGCATCGGCGCCGCGCGCCTGGTCGAGCAGTTCCAGCTGCCGGTGGTCCTCATCTCGGTCGAGGGGATGGAGGCCCGCGGCTCGGCGCGCTCGGTGCCCAACGTCGACGTGAAGTCGCTGCTCGACCGCTGCGGCGACCACCTGCTGCGGCACGGCGGCCACGCCCAGGCCGCGGGCATGACCCTGCGCGCCCGCGACCTCGACGCCTTCCGCGAGTCGTTCCTCGAGGCCCTGCGCACCGGGCCCCAGACCGGCCCGGTGCCCGAGACCTACGACCTCGACCTCGACCTGAAGGTCATGAGCGCGCGCGACGTGGCCCGGCTGGTGAACGAACTCGAGCATCTCGAACCGTTCGGCTCGGGCAATCGCAAGCCGGTATTCCGCTGCCGGGGCCTGCGCCTGCAGCGCCCGCCGACGCAGCTCTCGGGCGGCGCCCACCTGCGCTTCGCCTTCCGCGGGCCCGCGCGCCCGCGCGAGGAGACGCCCGCCCTGAGCCGGGAGTTCGTCTCCTTCGGCAGCGGCGACGCGTGGCGGCGCATGCTCGACGAGCGGGGGCTCGGCGCCCAGGACCTGCTCGACCGCGACTGGGACATCCTGTTCCAGATCAGCCGCAGCACCTTCCGTCCGCGCAGCGGGAACTACGACCCCGTGCAGCAGCTGCTCGTGGACATCCGGCCGGGCGGGCAATGA
- a CDS encoding bifunctional (p)ppGpp synthetase/guanosine-3',5'-bis(diphosphate) 3'-pyrophosphohydrolase encodes MMEGLWETVRSYNPQADEDKLWFGFRFAKDAHEGQFRKSGEPFFAHALTVATILADLRLDVDTLIAAMVHDVVEDTSYEMEDIRQRFGQDVAHMVDGVTKISGIRAVNKDARKAETYRKLVLAIAQDPRTVLIKLADRLHNMRTLSYLPAERQQDIAQETMDVYVPLANRFGIAKIKWELEDLAFKTLQPERYFEIESGISQTRAERERLIEKIARPLKEALDEAGIRCRVTGRPKHFYSIYRKMKEQEIGLDRVYDLLAVRVIVDTKADCYHALGILHSHFPPLADRIKDYIATPKPNLYQSIHSTVRVPGGKFIEVQIRTEEMHERAELGIAAHWRYKEGGGADKADLAEMVKWLRQIMEWEEDVDDAREFMETLKVDFFRDEVFVFSPGGDVFQLPRGATPLDFAFTIHSEVGFRCIGAKVNGRIVTLRSELHNGDTVEILTSKTPSPSASWLEVVKTSRAKHHIRRLIKATQFQESVRLGRDILDRELKRAHTGRKVDELLDVAQQMGYDELDKLLAAVGRGEITHGKVVARVTPEPESPAEKVFAKGRELYDTLLRRTTSGVRVAGVDNLMVSFARCCQPIPGDSIVGVITRGRGVSVHRAGCTNLSDPNLGPERLIDVVWDSAPDQTFMVKLIITANDRNNLLMDISNVISLTNTNISSGEFSAEDDLAKVTLVVEVKNLNSLEKILKAIRKVRGVQNIERFQLGGGPVAGGDD; translated from the coding sequence ATGATGGAAGGCCTGTGGGAGACGGTCCGCAGCTACAATCCGCAGGCCGACGAGGACAAGCTCTGGTTCGGCTTCCGCTTCGCGAAGGATGCGCACGAGGGCCAGTTCCGCAAGTCGGGCGAGCCCTTCTTCGCCCACGCCCTGACCGTGGCCACGATCCTCGCCGACCTCCGCCTCGACGTCGACACCCTCATCGCCGCCATGGTGCACGACGTGGTCGAGGACACCTCCTACGAGATGGAGGACATCCGCCAGCGCTTCGGCCAGGATGTCGCCCACATGGTCGACGGGGTGACGAAGATCTCGGGCATCCGCGCGGTGAACAAGGACGCCCGCAAGGCCGAGACCTACCGCAAGCTCGTCCTGGCCATCGCCCAGGATCCGCGCACCGTGCTGATCAAGCTGGCCGATCGCCTGCACAACATGCGCACCCTGAGCTACCTGCCGGCCGAGCGCCAGCAGGACATCGCCCAGGAGACCATGGACGTCTACGTGCCCCTGGCCAACCGCTTCGGCATCGCCAAGATCAAGTGGGAACTCGAGGACCTGGCCTTCAAGACGCTGCAGCCCGAGCGCTACTTCGAGATCGAGTCCGGCATCAGCCAGACGCGGGCCGAGCGCGAGCGGCTCATCGAGAAGATCGCCCGCCCGCTGAAGGAGGCCCTGGACGAGGCCGGCATCCGCTGCCGCGTGACCGGGCGGCCCAAGCACTTCTACTCCATCTACCGCAAGATGAAGGAGCAGGAGATCGGGCTCGACCGCGTCTACGACCTGCTCGCCGTGCGCGTCATCGTCGACACCAAGGCCGACTGCTACCACGCCCTGGGCATCCTGCACTCGCACTTCCCGCCCCTGGCCGACCGCATCAAGGACTACATCGCCACCCCCAAGCCGAACCTCTACCAGAGCATCCACTCGACGGTGCGGGTGCCCGGGGGCAAGTTCATCGAGGTGCAGATCCGCACCGAGGAGATGCACGAGCGGGCCGAGCTGGGCATCGCCGCGCACTGGCGCTACAAGGAGGGCGGCGGCGCGGACAAGGCCGACCTGGCCGAGATGGTCAAGTGGCTGCGCCAGATCATGGAGTGGGAGGAGGACGTCGACGACGCGCGGGAGTTCATGGAGACCCTCAAGGTCGACTTCTTCCGCGACGAGGTCTTCGTCTTCAGCCCCGGCGGCGACGTCTTCCAGCTGCCGCGCGGCGCCACGCCGCTCGACTTCGCCTTCACCATCCACTCCGAGGTGGGCTTCCGCTGCATCGGGGCCAAGGTGAACGGCCGCATCGTCACCCTGCGCTCGGAGCTGCACAACGGCGACACGGTGGAGATCCTCACCAGCAAGACGCCCAGCCCCAGCGCGAGCTGGCTCGAAGTGGTCAAGACCAGCCGCGCCAAGCACCACATCCGGCGCTTGATCAAGGCGACCCAGTTCCAGGAGAGCGTGCGCCTCGGGCGGGACATCCTCGACCGCGAGCTGAAGCGCGCCCACACGGGCCGCAAGGTCGACGAGCTCCTCGACGTGGCCCAGCAGATGGGCTACGACGAGCTCGACAAGCTCCTGGCCGCCGTGGGGCGGGGCGAGATCACCCACGGCAAGGTCGTGGCCCGGGTCACGCCCGAGCCCGAGTCGCCGGCCGAGAAGGTCTTCGCCAAGGGGCGCGAGCTCTACGACACGCTGCTGCGGCGCACCACCTCCGGTGTGCGGGTGGCCGGGGTCGACAACCTCATGGTGAGCTTCGCCCGCTGCTGCCAGCCCATCCCGGGCGACAGCATCGTCGGGGTGATCACGCGCGGGCGCGGGGTGTCGGTGCACCGGGCGGGCTGCACGAACCTGAGCGACCCGAACCTCGGCCCCGAGCGCCTGATCGACGTCGTCTGGGACAGCGCCCCGGACCAGACGTTCATGGTCAAGCTCATCATCACCGCCAACGACCGCAACAACCTGCTGATGGACATCTCCAACGTCATCAGCCTGACCAACACGAACATCAGCAGCGGCGAATTCTCTGCCGAGGACGACCTGGCCAAGGTCACCCTCGTGGTCGAGGTGAAGAACCTCAACAGCCTCGAGAAGATTCTCAAGGCGATCCGCAAGGTGCGCGGCGTGCAGAACATCGAGCGCTTCCAGCTCGGCGGCGGGCCCGTGGCCGGGGGGGACGACTGA
- the dtd gene encoding D-tyrosyl-tRNA(Tyr) deacylase, which produces MRCVVQRTTGPARVTVAGDVTGEITAGLVVLAGFAPDDTEAELAWMARKLPRLRIFRDDEGRMNRALADVGGGILLVSQFTLYGDCRKGHRPSFVGSAPPDDARRLYERFAALLRAEWPDVGEGVFGAMMEVHLVNDGPVTLILEREAASADD; this is translated from the coding sequence ATGCGGTGCGTGGTGCAGCGGACCACCGGCCCGGCCCGCGTCACCGTCGCCGGCGACGTGACGGGGGAGATCACCGCGGGACTCGTGGTCCTGGCCGGGTTCGCCCCGGACGACACCGAGGCCGAGCTCGCCTGGATGGCCCGCAAGCTGCCCCGGCTGCGCATCTTCCGCGACGACGAGGGACGCATGAACCGGGCCCTGGCCGACGTGGGCGGCGGCATCCTCCTCGTCAGCCAGTTCACCCTCTACGGCGATTGCCGCAAGGGGCACCGCCCGAGCTTCGTCGGCTCGGCGCCGCCCGACGACGCCCGGCGCCTGTACGAGCGCTTCGCCGCCCTGCTCCGCGCCGAGTGGCCCGACGTGGGCGAGGGCGTCTTCGGCGCCATGATGGAGGTCCACCTCGTCAACGACGGACCCGTGACCCTGATCCTGGAGCGGGAGGCCGCGTCCGCCGATGACTGA